A window of the Phaseolus vulgaris cultivar G19833 chromosome 5, P. vulgaris v2.0, whole genome shotgun sequence genome harbors these coding sequences:
- the LOC137835923 gene encoding uncharacterized protein, which translates to MKPIEMESKAPIVAKKVWDMARVMFFMMRKGIFKGKLIMDLNVMLKRRSKLAGKAIANLMSHHHHHHHGASHDSHAQFSAPREYEFSCSNTPNAFSFPAIGKRHRHFFACVHAPPTQDDDAVTVNAVKAVLEMLNNDVKVETAASPALPGFGPSPMVRQLRVTDSPFPLRDSDQDNDHQVDKAAEEFIKRFYKELKKQD; encoded by the coding sequence ATGAAACCTATAGAAATGGAGAGCAAGGCACCGATAGTAGCCAAGAAAGTGTGGGACATGGCACGTGTCATGTTCTTCATGATGAGAAAAGGCATATTCAAGGGCAAGCTCATCATGGACCTCAATGTCATGCTAAAGCGCCGCAGCAAGCTCGCCGGAAAAGCCATTGCAAACCTAATGtcccaccaccaccaccaccaccacggCGCCTCCCACGACTCGCACGCTCAGTTCTCCGCCCCGAGGGAGTACGAGTTCAGCTGCAGCAACACGCCCAACGCCTTCTCCTTCCCAGCAATCGGCAAGCGCCACCGCCACTTCTTCGCCTGCGTCCACGCGCCCCCCACGCAGGACGACGACGCCGTGACGGTTAACGCCGTGAAGGCGGTGCTGGAGATGCTGAACAACGACGTTAAGGTCGAGACGGCCGCGTCCCCTGCGCTGCCAGGGTTCGGGCCGAGCCCCATGGTGCGGCAACTGAGGGTGACGGACTCGCCGTTCCCTCTGCGAGATTCCGACCAAGACAACGACCACCAGGTGGATAAGGCGGCGGAAGAGTTCATCAAGAGGTTTTACAAGGAGTTGAAGAAACAGGATTAG